The genome window CACTCCGGCCGCTCTTAACCTCTATGGCCCATGTGGACGATCCGCTTGTTATCACAAAGTCCACCTCTTTATCTCCATCCCGCCAGTACGTAAGCAGATGGCCTGTTCCGGAAAAACCATTGCAAAAGTGTGCCCCGACAGCATTTTCTACAAGCCTGCCCCACCACGATAGCTCGCCGACCATCTCTTTGAACGTTTTCGTCGATAGCGCATTGATCAGGGCATTGTTCCAAAGGATCAGCTTTGGACTGCTCCCACGCTTTCTTGTATGCCCCTGGGAAAAAAGTTCCAGCCCGCTTACGAGAAAAGCCGACTCGAGGAGTTTAAGATAGTGGGCAAGCGTGGTGGTATTGCCGGCATCCTGCAACTGGCCCAGCATCTTGTTATAGGAAAATATCCGGGCCGGAAAGGCTGCGGCAAGGGCAAAAAGATGGCGAAGAAGCGCTGGTTTGGCAATCTTCTGCATCTGCAACACGTCACGGGCAAGGACAGTTTCTACAAGAGAGTCCATGACATATCTCTTCCACTGTTGTTCTTCATGAACAAAGACAGCTGCTCCAGGATAGCCGCCAAAGTATAGCCATGTATTCAAATCCCAGCCAAAGGCGGACGAACATTCCTTAAAAGACCAGTGAGGACACCGCGTAAGAAAAAAACGTCCAGCCAGGCTTTCGCTGAG of Nitrospirota bacterium contains these proteins:
- a CDS encoding ATP-binding protein; amino-acid sequence: MLSFFMAFERPMVKVLTATLRKRLPVFQVLIGPRQVGKTTLAQQVLKRLPYPSVYASADSPLPPGHEWIETQWRLAEFELQRTRKPVVLVLDEIQKVKGWSESLKMFWDRAQQQGQDIRLLALGSSALLLQEGLSESLAGRFFLTRCPHWSFKECSSAFGWDLNTWLYFGGYPGAAVFVHEEQQWKRYVMDSLVETVLARDVLQMQKIAKPALLRHLFALAAAFPARIFSYNKMLGQLQDAGNTTTLAHYLKLLESAFLVSGLELFSQGHTRKRGSSPKLILWNNALINALSTKTFKEMVGELSWWGRLVENAVGAHFCNGFSGTGHLLTYWRDGDKEVDFVITSGSSTWAIEVKSGRSAKVSGMEKFSSKYPKAKSLVLGGAGIPLEKFFSELPDAWLKE